One window from the genome of Spiractinospora alimapuensis encodes:
- the uvrB gene encoding excinuclease ABC subunit UvrB, translating to MRPVTDIQRKLAPFEVVSDMSPAGDQPRAIEELTRRIEAGDSNAVLLGATGTGKTATVAWLMERVQRPTLVMQPNKTLAAQFTNELRQMLPNNAVEYFVSYYDYYQPEAYVPQSDTYIEKDSSINDEVERLRHSATNSLLTRRDTVVVSSVSCIYGLGTPQEYVDRMASIKVGMRVDRDDLLRRLVDMQYTRNDTAFTRGTFRVRGDTVEVIPVYEELAVRIELFGDEVERLLTLHPLTGEVLGEDQELYIFPASHYVAGPERTERAIGDIEAELSERLGELERGGKLLEAQRLRMRTTYDIEMMRQIGTCSGIENYSRHFDGREAGSAPNTLLDYFPEDFLLVIDESHVTVPQIGGMYEGDASRKRTLVEHGFRLPSALDNRPLKWEEFVERIGQTVYLSATPGGYELRQVGGDVVEQVIRPTGLVDPEVVVKPTKDQIDDLLHEIRTRGERGERVLVTTLTKKMAEDLTDYLTEVGVRVRYLHSEVDTLRRVELLRELRVGSFDVLVGINLLREGLDLPEVSLVAILDADKEGFLRSATSLIQTIGRAARNVAGQVHMYADEVTEAMRAAIDETNRRRAKQLEYNAEHGIDPQPLRKQIADILDSLTREDIDTEQLMRSGYRQAGSSAPVPTLAAAESGVAGDVSSMPRAELTTLVDKLTDQMHQAAADLQFELAARIRDEVKELKRELRGMETAGVD from the coding sequence CCCCGGGCCATCGAGGAGCTGACCCGGCGGATCGAGGCGGGCGACAGCAACGCGGTGCTGCTCGGAGCGACGGGGACCGGCAAGACCGCCACCGTGGCGTGGCTGATGGAGCGGGTCCAGCGGCCGACCCTGGTCATGCAGCCGAACAAGACCCTCGCGGCCCAGTTCACCAACGAACTGCGCCAGATGCTGCCCAACAACGCGGTCGAGTACTTCGTCTCCTACTACGACTACTACCAACCCGAGGCCTACGTCCCACAGAGCGACACCTACATCGAGAAGGACTCCTCGATCAACGACGAGGTGGAGCGCCTGCGGCACTCCGCGACCAACTCGCTGTTGACGCGTCGGGACACCGTCGTGGTCTCGTCGGTGTCCTGCATCTACGGCCTGGGCACGCCGCAGGAGTACGTGGACCGGATGGCGAGCATCAAGGTCGGAATGCGGGTCGACCGCGACGACCTGCTGCGTCGCCTGGTCGACATGCAGTACACCCGCAACGACACCGCCTTCACCCGCGGAACGTTCCGGGTGCGCGGCGACACCGTGGAGGTGATCCCGGTGTACGAGGAGCTCGCCGTGCGCATCGAGCTGTTCGGCGACGAGGTGGAGCGTCTGCTCACCCTGCACCCGTTGACGGGCGAGGTGTTGGGGGAGGACCAGGAGCTCTACATCTTCCCCGCGTCGCACTACGTCGCCGGCCCCGAACGCACGGAGCGGGCCATCGGCGACATCGAGGCCGAGCTCTCCGAACGCCTCGGGGAACTGGAGCGGGGCGGCAAGCTGCTGGAGGCGCAGCGGCTGCGCATGCGCACCACCTACGACATCGAGATGATGCGCCAGATCGGGACCTGTTCGGGCATCGAGAACTATTCGCGTCACTTCGACGGGCGCGAGGCGGGCAGCGCCCCCAACACCCTTCTGGACTACTTCCCCGAGGACTTCCTGCTCGTCATCGACGAGTCCCACGTGACGGTGCCGCAGATCGGCGGCATGTACGAGGGCGACGCGTCGCGTAAGCGCACCCTGGTGGAGCACGGGTTCCGGTTGCCCTCGGCGCTGGACAACCGGCCGTTGAAGTGGGAGGAGTTCGTCGAACGCATCGGACAGACGGTGTACCTGTCGGCGACCCCCGGCGGCTACGAGCTGCGCCAGGTCGGCGGTGACGTCGTGGAGCAGGTGATCCGTCCCACGGGCCTGGTCGACCCCGAGGTCGTCGTCAAGCCGACCAAGGACCAGATCGACGACCTGCTGCACGAGATCCGGACGCGCGGCGAACGCGGCGAGCGAGTGCTCGTGACCACGCTCACCAAGAAGATGGCCGAGGACCTGACCGACTACCTCACCGAGGTCGGGGTTCGGGTGCGTTACCTGCACAGCGAGGTCGACACGCTGCGCCGGGTGGAACTGCTCCGGGAACTGCGTGTGGGCTCCTTCGACGTCCTGGTCGGCATCAACCTGCTGCGTGAGGGACTGGACCTGCCGGAGGTGTCCCTGGTGGCGATCCTCGACGCCGACAAGGAGGGGTTCCTCCGGTCCGCGACCTCCCTGATCCAGACGATCGGGCGCGCGGCGCGGAACGTCGCCGGTCAGGTGCACATGTACGCCGACGAGGTCACCGAGGCGATGCGGGCCGCCATCGACGAGACCAACCGGCGGCGGGCGAAGCAGTTGGAGTACAACGCCGAGCACGGGATCGACCCCCAGCCGCTGCGCAAGCAGATCGCCGACATCCTGGATTCCTTGACGCGTGAGGACATCGACACCGAGCAGCTCATGCGGTCCGGGTACCGTCAGGCCGGTTCCAGCGCGCCGGTGCCCACTCTGGCCGCGGCCGAGTCGGGTGTGGCCGGGGACGTGTCCTCCATGCCGCGGGCGGAGCTGACCACCTTGGTCGACAAGCTCACTGACCAGATGCACCAGGCGGCGGCCGACCTGCAGTTCGAGTTGGCCGCGCGGATCCGTGACGAGGTAAAGGAGCTGAAGCGGGAGCTGCGTGGCATGGAGACCGCTGGAGTGGACTGA